A window from Pseudomonas frederiksbergensis encodes these proteins:
- a CDS encoding LysE family translocator: protein MEFTSGFLLSLSLCLDIGVANIAMITLAMQRGYFQGFALGLGTCVGDLIYAVLALAGMTVLLQYESVRWVLWIGGSALLLYFAAKMIYSAIHHEAVLAQAEDVGQNSHRREFFRGIFLAMSSPSAILWFAAVGGTLIARSGGGGVISSALFLGGFLCAGLLWCVALCFAASHGGKLLGDKLLRYSYMASAAIFCYFAVYVILSGYNEFVGAGAVEPLHAL, encoded by the coding sequence ATGGAATTTACCAGTGGCTTCTTGCTGAGCCTTTCGCTGTGCCTGGACATCGGCGTGGCCAACATTGCGATGATCACCTTGGCGATGCAGCGTGGCTATTTTCAAGGCTTTGCGCTGGGTTTGGGGACCTGTGTCGGCGACCTGATCTACGCCGTGCTGGCCTTGGCCGGGATGACCGTTTTGCTGCAATACGAAAGCGTGCGCTGGGTGCTGTGGATCGGCGGTTCGGCGCTGTTGTTGTACTTCGCGGCGAAGATGATCTATTCGGCGATTCATCATGAGGCGGTACTGGCGCAGGCCGAAGACGTGGGTCAGAACTCCCACCGGCGCGAGTTTTTCCGCGGGATTTTCCTCGCCATGTCGTCTCCCAGCGCCATTCTCTGGTTTGCGGCGGTGGGCGGCACTTTGATCGCTCGTTCCGGCGGCGGTGGCGTAATCAGCTCGGCGCTGTTTCTCGGCGGGTTTCTCTGCGCCGGATTGCTCTGGTGCGTGGCTTTGTGCTTCGCAGCGAGTCACGGCGGCAAGTTGCTCGGGGACAAATTGCTGCGTTACTCCTATATGGCATCGGCGGCGATCTTCTGCTATTTCGCGGTCTACGTGATCCTATCGGGGTATAACGAGTTCGTCGGCGCAGGTGCCGTCGAGCCGTTGCACGCACTGTAA
- the alaC gene encoding alanine transaminase, producing the protein MANPGSPRRFARIDRLPPYVFNITAELKMAARRRGEDIIDFSMGNPDGPTPPHIVEKLVTVAQREDTHGYSTSKGIPRLRRAISNWYKDRYEVDIDPESEAIVTIGSKEGLAHLMLATLDQGDTVLVPNPSYPIHIYGAVIAGAQVRSVPLIPGVDFFAELESAIRGSIPKPKMMILGFPSNPTAQCVELDFFERVIALAKQYDVLVVHDLAYADIVYDGWKAPSIMQVPGAKDIAVEFFTLSKSYNMAGWRIGFMVGNAELVNALARIKSYHDYGTFTPLQVAAIAALEGDQQCVKDIAEQYRQRRNVLVKGLHELGWMVENPKASMYVWAKIPEAYAHLGSLEFAKKLLAEAKVCVSPGVGFGEYGDDHVRFALIENQDRIRQAIRGIRGMFRADGLIQKTNA; encoded by the coding sequence ATGGCTAACCCAGGTTCGCCGCGCCGCTTTGCGCGCATAGATCGACTCCCCCCTTACGTATTCAACATCACTGCCGAGCTGAAGATGGCCGCCCGTCGTCGTGGCGAAGACATCATCGACTTCAGCATGGGCAACCCTGATGGCCCGACTCCGCCGCACATCGTCGAAAAACTGGTGACCGTCGCCCAGCGCGAAGACACCCACGGTTATTCGACGTCCAAGGGCATTCCGCGTCTGCGCCGGGCGATTTCCAATTGGTACAAGGATCGCTACGAGGTCGATATCGACCCGGAAAGCGAGGCCATCGTCACCATCGGTTCCAAGGAAGGCCTGGCGCATTTGATGCTGGCCACCCTCGACCAGGGCGACACCGTCCTGGTGCCGAACCCGAGTTACCCGATTCACATCTACGGCGCGGTGATTGCTGGCGCCCAGGTGCGTTCGGTGCCGTTGATTCCGGGCGTGGACTTCTTCGCCGAACTGGAAAGCGCGATTCGCGGCTCGATTCCGAAACCGAAAATGATGATCCTCGGCTTCCCGTCCAACCCCACTGCTCAATGCGTGGAACTGGATTTCTTCGAGCGGGTGATCGCCCTCGCCAAGCAGTACGACGTTTTGGTGGTGCACGACCTGGCTTACGCCGACATCGTCTACGACGGCTGGAAAGCCCCGTCGATCATGCAGGTGCCTGGCGCCAAGGACATCGCGGTGGAGTTTTTCACCCTGTCCAAGAGCTACAACATGGCGGGCTGGCGCATCGGTTTCATGGTCGGCAACGCCGAACTGGTCAACGCCCTGGCGCGGATCAAGAGTTATCACGACTACGGCACGTTCACCCCGCTGCAAGTCGCGGCGATTGCGGCGCTGGAAGGTGATCAGCAGTGCGTCAAAGACATCGCCGAGCAGTATCGGCAGCGTCGCAACGTGCTGGTCAAAGGCCTGCATGAACTGGGCTGGATGGTCGAGAATCCGAAAGCGTCGATGTATGTCTGGGCGAAGATTCCCGAAGCGTATGCGCATTTGGGCTCGCTGGAGTTCGCCAAAAAACTGCTGGCCGAGGCCAAGGTTTGCGTCTCGCCGGGCGTAGGGTTTGGTGAGTACGGGGATGATCATGTGCGCTTCGCGCTGATCGAAAACCAGGACCGGATTCGTCAGGCCATACGCGGCATTCGCGGGATGTTCCGGGCGGATGGGTTGATTCAGAAAACCAACGCCTGA
- a CDS encoding GntP family permease, with amino-acid sequence MFGMSHETFLLLDAVVTVIGLIVLITKFKFHPFIALIIAAAFLGLTSGMPIGTIIKAFQDGFGGVLGFVGIILALGTMLGKMMAESGGADQIAQTLIRAFGKDKVQWAMMFAAFLVGIPLFFEIGFVLLIPLVFIVARRTGVSIIKIGIPLLAGLSAVHGLVPPHPGPLLAIGVFGADIGKTILYGLIVALPTAIIAGPIYGTFIAKYIPGHPNQELVDQLARDDESADLPSFAITLITVLSPVFLMLLKTFADVVLPDGNFFRTFMDLIGHPISALLLALLLSLYTFGYKQGIGSNQMLKWLDASLAPTAAIILIIGAGGGFKQMLVTSGVGNVIGNMAVEAQISPILLAWLVAAVIRIATGSATVATITGAGIVVPVVGMIPGVNRELLVLATGAGSLILSHVNDAGFWLVKQYFNMTVAETFKTWTAMETILSVVGLGFILLLSLFV; translated from the coding sequence ATGTTTGGCATGTCCCACGAGACGTTCCTGCTGCTCGATGCAGTGGTCACGGTGATCGGGCTTATCGTCCTGATCACCAAGTTCAAGTTTCACCCATTCATTGCCCTGATCATCGCCGCAGCCTTTCTCGGGCTGACCTCCGGCATGCCGATCGGCACCATCATCAAGGCGTTCCAGGACGGCTTCGGCGGGGTGCTCGGTTTCGTCGGGATCATCCTCGCGCTGGGCACCATGCTCGGCAAAATGATGGCCGAGTCGGGCGGGGCGGATCAGATTGCCCAGACCCTGATTCGCGCGTTCGGCAAGGACAAGGTGCAGTGGGCGATGATGTTCGCCGCGTTCCTGGTCGGCATTCCGCTGTTTTTCGAAATCGGCTTCGTGCTGCTGATCCCGCTGGTGTTCATCGTGGCCCGGCGTACCGGCGTGTCGATCATCAAGATCGGTATCCCGCTGCTGGCCGGTCTGTCTGCGGTGCACGGCCTGGTTCCGCCGCACCCGGGGCCGTTGCTGGCCATCGGCGTGTTCGGTGCCGACATCGGTAAAACCATTCTCTACGGCCTGATCGTTGCGCTGCCGACGGCCATCATCGCCGGCCCGATCTACGGCACGTTCATTGCCAAGTACATCCCGGGTCATCCTAACCAGGAACTGGTCGATCAACTGGCGCGTGATGACGAGTCTGCCGATCTCCCGAGCTTCGCCATCACCTTGATCACCGTGCTGTCGCCGGTGTTCCTGATGCTGCTCAAGACCTTTGCCGATGTGGTGCTGCCGGACGGCAACTTCTTCCGCACGTTCATGGACCTGATCGGTCATCCGATCTCGGCACTGCTGCTGGCGTTGCTGCTGTCGCTGTACACCTTCGGTTACAAGCAGGGCATTGGCTCTAACCAGATGCTCAAATGGCTGGATGCCAGCCTTGCACCCACCGCCGCAATCATCCTGATCATCGGTGCCGGTGGTGGCTTCAAGCAGATGCTGGTGACCAGCGGCGTGGGTAATGTCATCGGCAACATGGCGGTGGAAGCGCAGATCTCGCCGATCCTGCTGGCGTGGCTGGTGGCGGCAGTGATCCGTATTGCGACCGGTTCGGCAACCGTGGCGACCATTACCGGTGCGGGCATCGTGGTGCCGGTGGTGGGGATGATTCCAGGTGTGAACCGTGAACTGCTGGTACTGGCGACCGGTGCCGGTTCGTTGATCCTGTCTCACGTCAACGACGCGGGTTTCTGGCTGGTGAAGCAATACTTCAACATGACCGTGGCGGAAACCTTCAAGACCTGGACCGCGATGGAAACCATCCTGTCCGTGGTGGGCCTGGGCTTCATCCTGCTGTTGTCGCTGTTCGTTTAA
- a CDS encoding gluconokinase: protein MNHPITALVIMGVAGCGKTCVSEALCQLSGATAIEGDTFHPAANIEKMSAGIPLNDEDRAGWLDSLCDELRRIDAQGERPVLTCSALKHSYRERLRSALPGLGFVFLELTPEVAADRVSHRPGHFMPSTLIDSQFATLESPVGEPLTLALDASKHSVEQLAKQAHDWWQAHGLKHAV, encoded by the coding sequence ATGAATCATCCCATCACCGCCCTGGTCATCATGGGCGTTGCCGGTTGCGGCAAGACTTGCGTCAGCGAGGCCTTGTGCCAACTCAGCGGCGCGACCGCCATTGAAGGCGACACTTTCCACCCTGCCGCCAATATCGAAAAGATGAGCGCGGGTATCCCCCTGAACGACGAAGACCGTGCCGGCTGGCTCGACAGCCTGTGCGATGAACTGCGCCGCATCGATGCCCAAGGCGAACGCCCGGTGCTGACCTGCTCGGCTCTCAAACACAGTTACCGCGAACGTCTGCGCAGCGCCTTGCCGGGCCTGGGCTTCGTGTTTCTTGAACTGACCCCTGAAGTCGCCGCCGATCGTGTCTCCCATCGGCCGGGCCATTTCATGCCATCGACATTGATCGACAGCCAGTTCGCCACCCTTGAATCGCCTGTTGGCGAGCCACTGACCCTGGCTCTGGACGCGTCGAAGCACAGCGTCGAGCAATTGGCGAAGCAAGCTCATGACTGGTGGCAGGCTCATGGCCTGAAACACGCCGTATGA
- a CDS encoding LacI family DNA-binding transcriptional regulator — translation MISPKNDKNTRTTGRPTLNEVARLAGVSPITASRALRGVSTVATELVEKVQKAALDLNYVVNPAARALASAQSHSVVVLVPSLSNLLFIDTLEAIHQVLRPKGFEVLIGNFHYSRDEEENLLRNYMAYQPRGLLLTGFDRTESSRRMIEASNIPCVYMMELDSAAGLNCVGFSQLAAGETAAEHLLSRGRKRLAYIGAQLDQRTLLRGEGFRKALQKAGLYDPDLEVLTPRSSSVGLGGELFLQLLASHPDVDAIFFGNDDLAQGALLEAMRCGIKIPEQVAILGFNDLPASAHMVPRLSSISTPREAIGRRAAEQMLTLMAGNTVAKPVQDMGFELKVREST, via the coding sequence ATGATCTCCCCTAAAAACGATAAAAATACGCGCACCACTGGCCGCCCCACTTTGAACGAAGTCGCACGCCTGGCCGGTGTCAGCCCGATTACCGCCTCTCGCGCCCTGCGCGGAGTCAGTACGGTGGCCACCGAACTGGTGGAAAAAGTACAGAAAGCCGCCCTCGACCTCAACTACGTGGTCAACCCTGCCGCCCGCGCGCTAGCCTCGGCCCAGAGCCATTCCGTCGTGGTTTTGGTGCCTTCGTTATCCAACCTGCTGTTCATCGACACGCTGGAAGCCATTCATCAGGTTTTGCGACCAAAGGGCTTCGAAGTGCTGATCGGCAACTTCCATTACTCACGTGATGAAGAAGAAAACCTGCTGCGCAACTACATGGCGTATCAGCCTCGCGGTTTGCTGCTGACCGGTTTCGACCGCACCGAAAGTTCGCGCAGGATGATCGAGGCGAGCAACATTCCGTGCGTGTACATGATGGAACTGGACAGCGCCGCCGGCCTCAATTGCGTGGGGTTTTCGCAACTTGCTGCCGGCGAGACCGCGGCCGAGCATTTGCTATCACGCGGTCGCAAGCGTCTGGCCTACATCGGCGCGCAACTGGATCAACGCACGTTGCTGCGCGGCGAAGGTTTCCGCAAAGCCCTGCAAAAAGCCGGTTTGTATGACCCGGACCTGGAAGTCCTGACCCCGCGCTCTTCCTCCGTCGGCTTGGGGGGCGAACTGTTCCTGCAACTGCTCGCCAGTCATCCCGATGTCGACGCGATCTTCTTCGGTAACGACGACCTGGCCCAGGGCGCACTGCTCGAAGCCATGCGCTGCGGAATCAAGATCCCCGAACAAGTGGCGATCCTCGGTTTCAACGACCTGCCGGCCTCGGCCCATATGGTCCCGCGCCTGAGCAGTATCAGCACCCCGCGAGAAGCCATCGGTCGCCGTGCGGCGGAGCAGATGTTGACGTTGATGGCTGGCAACACGGTGGCCAAACCGGTGCAGGACATGGGGTTTGAGTTGAAGGTGCGCGAAAGTACCTGA
- a CDS encoding glutathione S-transferase family protein has product MEHALKILGKASSINVRKVLWTCEELGVAYEREDWGGGYASTHTPEFLRLNPNALVPVIIDEAGVLWESNTICRYLAGKHHNTDLLPHEPAARARVEQWMDWQATELNAAWSYAFTALVRKDPEFQDPHHIAAGIRGWNQKMGILEHQLAATKAYVAGPYFTLADIVIGLSVNRWLMTPMERPDYPAIDEYFQRLAQRPGFLKHGCNGLP; this is encoded by the coding sequence ATGGAACATGCACTGAAGATTCTGGGTAAAGCCTCGTCCATCAACGTCAGGAAAGTCCTGTGGACCTGTGAGGAACTGGGTGTTGCCTACGAACGTGAAGACTGGGGCGGCGGATATGCGTCGACCCACACGCCGGAGTTTCTCAGGCTCAATCCCAACGCACTGGTGCCGGTGATCATTGATGAGGCCGGCGTGCTGTGGGAGTCCAACACCATTTGCCGCTATCTGGCCGGCAAACACCACAACACCGATCTTCTGCCCCACGAACCGGCGGCGCGCGCTCGGGTGGAGCAGTGGATGGATTGGCAAGCCACCGAACTCAATGCCGCCTGGAGCTACGCGTTCACGGCATTGGTACGCAAAGATCCAGAGTTCCAGGACCCGCATCACATTGCCGCTGGCATACGCGGCTGGAATCAGAAGATGGGCATCCTCGAGCATCAGCTCGCGGCCACCAAAGCGTATGTCGCCGGGCCGTACTTCACGCTGGCGGACATCGTCATCGGGCTGTCGGTCAACCGCTGGCTGATGACACCGATGGAGCGCCCCGACTACCCGGCCATCGACGAGTATTTCCAACGGTTGGCACAACGTCCGGGATTTCTTAAGCATGGCTGCAATGGCCTGCCTTGA
- a CDS encoding methyl-accepting chemotaxis protein gives MTTLQTAAESAHSTSVQNDACAQKGSQVVQQTVQTIQDISKDLNEAALSIDAVSKQSDIIGTIVQTIRGIADQTNLLALNAAIEAARAGEHGRGFAVVADEVRSLAARTSQATVEIVEVVRKNHDLSLSAVSSMQSSLSRTGLGVELANEAGAVIMEIQQGSRHVVDAISQFNSTLQIS, from the coding sequence GTGACCACCCTGCAAACCGCCGCGGAGTCGGCCCACAGCACCTCGGTTCAAAACGATGCTTGTGCGCAGAAGGGGTCGCAGGTGGTGCAGCAAACGGTGCAGACCATCCAGGACATTTCCAAAGACTTGAACGAAGCGGCGCTGAGCATTGATGCCGTCAGTAAACAGTCCGACATCATCGGCACCATCGTCCAGACCATTCGCGGCATTGCCGATCAGACCAACCTGCTGGCGCTCAACGCCGCGATCGAAGCGGCCCGGGCCGGGGAGCACGGGCGCGGGTTTGCGGTCGTGGCCGATGAAGTTCGCAGCCTGGCGGCACGAACGAGCCAGGCAACGGTGGAGATCGTTGAAGTGGTGCGCAAGAACCACGATTTGTCATTGAGCGCGGTGTCGAGCATGCAGTCCAGTTTGAGCCGAACCGGGCTTGGGGTGGAACTGGCGAACGAGGCGGGAGCGGTGATTATGGAGATTCAGCAAGGGTCGCGGCATGTGGTGGATGCGATCAGTCAGTTCAATTCGACGTTGCAAATAAGTTAG
- a CDS encoding ABC transporter substrate-binding protein, translating to MRSIKTLLGSSLLALSLVATHVPAAEKTAPIHFGDITWESGSLITEILRLIVEKGYGYPTDTLPGSTVSLEAALARNDIQVIGEEWAGRSPAWVKAASEGKVFGLGDTVKGATEGWWVPEYVIKGDPERGIKPLAPELKSVADLARYKDVFRDPEDPGRGRFLNSPTGWTSEIVNSQKLKAYDLTDSFVNFRTGSGAALDAEVASSIRRGKPVLFYYWSPTPLLGRFKLVKLDEPAFDAEAWKTLADAKNPNPKGTRSMPANLAIGVSAPFKAQYPDLVAFFEKVDLPIDLLNQTLGQMSEKRLQPRQVAEAFLRDQPQIWKGWVPGEVATKVSASL from the coding sequence ATGAGATCGATAAAAACCCTGCTCGGCAGTTCGCTGCTGGCCCTGAGCCTTGTGGCAACCCACGTTCCCGCCGCGGAGAAAACCGCGCCGATCCATTTCGGTGACATCACCTGGGAAAGCGGCAGCCTGATCACCGAAATCCTGCGATTGATTGTCGAGAAAGGTTACGGCTACCCGACCGATACCCTTCCGGGCAGCACTGTCAGCCTCGAAGCGGCGTTGGCCAGGAACGATATTCAAGTGATCGGCGAAGAGTGGGCCGGGCGCAGTCCGGCGTGGGTCAAAGCCGCCTCGGAAGGCAAAGTGTTTGGCCTGGGCGACACGGTCAAAGGCGCCACCGAAGGCTGGTGGGTGCCGGAATACGTGATCAAGGGCGACCCCGAACGCGGCATCAAACCCCTGGCCCCGGAGCTGAAATCCGTGGCCGACCTGGCGCGCTACAAGGACGTGTTCCGCGACCCGGAAGACCCTGGCCGAGGCCGCTTCCTCAACAGCCCGACGGGCTGGACCTCGGAGATCGTCAACAGTCAAAAACTCAAGGCCTATGACCTGACTGACAGCTTCGTCAACTTCCGCACGGGTTCTGGCGCCGCATTGGATGCCGAGGTGGCTTCGTCGATCCGCCGTGGCAAACCGGTGCTGTTCTACTACTGGTCGCCGACGCCGCTGTTGGGGCGTTTCAAACTGGTGAAACTTGACGAGCCGGCTTTCGACGCCGAAGCCTGGAAGACCCTGGCCGATGCTAAAAACCCGAATCCCAAAGGCACGCGGTCGATGCCGGCGAACCTGGCGATTGGTGTGTCCGCGCCGTTCAAGGCGCAGTACCCGGACCTGGTGGCGTTCTTCGAAAAGGTCGACCTGCCGATCGATCTGCTGAACCAGACGCTCGGCCAGATGAGCGAAAAGCGCCTGCAACCGCGTCAGGTGGCCGAAGCGTTTTTGCGTGATCAGCCGCAGATCTGGAAGGGCTGGGTGCCAGGGGAGGTGGCGACCAAGGTGAGTGCGAGTTTGTAG
- a CDS encoding sigma-70 family RNA polymerase sigma factor, whose translation MSGTDLSHRNDVGGLFRAHYPWLCARLRRHLGASSSVEDIAAETFLQLLESPGLAPIREPRALLTTIAQRLIYQLWRRRELERQHLDQLQHLDQQQAISPEVRVQLTQALHGLDRTLERLPGKVRATFLLSRIDGLTYPQIAAELGISQRSVSVYMTRTQALCARHRANQSLNSLTRRSA comes from the coding sequence ATGTCCGGCACCGACCTTTCCCATCGTAACGACGTGGGCGGATTGTTCCGCGCGCATTACCCCTGGCTATGCGCACGGTTGCGCCGGCATCTGGGCGCCAGTTCCAGCGTCGAAGACATTGCTGCCGAAACCTTTCTACAGTTGCTCGAATCACCGGGGCTTGCCCCGATCCGCGAGCCTCGTGCCTTGCTCACCACCATTGCCCAGCGGTTGATCTATCAGCTCTGGCGCCGCCGTGAGCTGGAACGCCAACACCTCGATCAGTTGCAACACCTCGATCAGCAGCAAGCGATTTCACCCGAAGTTCGGGTGCAACTGACCCAGGCCTTGCATGGCCTCGACCGTACGCTGGAGCGCTTGCCGGGCAAGGTTCGCGCAACGTTTCTGTTGTCGCGAATCGACGGTCTGACCTACCCGCAAATCGCCGCCGAACTGGGCATTTCCCAGCGCTCGGTCAGCGTTTACATGACTCGCACTCAAGCCCTGTGTGCCCGGCACCGCGCCAACCAATCCTTGAATTCCCTGACCCGGAGGTCCGCATGA
- a CDS encoding phosphate/phosphite/phosphonate ABC transporter substrate-binding protein, translating to MTQHIAELLMYVAPEPIREANERWLTRMLERLGATRRNAEGLSLMDLWLSPHLLLTQTCGYPLMTALRGRVRVIGRPRYELPDANGGNHCSLLLSRADDPRRSLPAFRDSRGVINGEDSNSGMNLLRHRLAPLHQEGQFFASVGTSGSHRESLRGLREGTADLAAIDSVTFAYLARHAEDEVAGLRVIARSAFSPTLPYITAATVTDEQAEALLQVMNTTLQALPEVREILGLQEVLPASESDYQIVLDYQQEAEALGYGRLR from the coding sequence ATGACACAACACATCGCTGAGTTACTGATGTACGTCGCCCCCGAACCCATCCGCGAGGCCAACGAGCGCTGGCTAACGCGAATGCTCGAGCGACTGGGTGCCACCCGCCGCAACGCCGAGGGCCTTTCGCTGATGGACCTCTGGCTGTCCCCGCACCTTCTGCTGACCCAAACCTGCGGCTATCCGCTAATGACCGCGTTGCGCGGTCGTGTCCGGGTCATCGGTCGTCCTCGCTATGAGCTGCCGGACGCTAACGGCGGTAACCATTGCAGCCTGTTGCTGAGTCGCGCCGATGATCCACGGCGCAGCCTGCCGGCCTTTCGCGACAGTCGTGGGGTGATCAACGGCGAAGACTCCAACAGCGGCATGAACCTGCTGCGTCATCGACTGGCGCCGCTGCATCAAGAAGGGCAGTTCTTCGCCAGTGTCGGTACCAGCGGCAGCCACCGCGAAAGCCTGCGCGGGTTGCGTGAAGGGACAGCGGACCTGGCGGCCATCGACAGCGTCACCTTCGCCTATCTGGCGCGGCACGCCGAAGACGAAGTGGCCGGCCTGCGAGTCATTGCGCGAAGTGCGTTCAGTCCGACCTTGCCGTATATCACCGCCGCGACGGTCACTGATGAGCAGGCCGAGGCGCTGCTGCAGGTGATGAACACGACGTTGCAGGCATTGCCCGAAGTCCGGGAAATTCTCGGTCTGCAAGAGGTGTTGCCGGCCAGCGAAAGCGACTACCAGATTGTGCTCGACTATCAGCAAGAGGCTGAGGCACTGGGGTATGGGCGATTGCGCTAG
- a CDS encoding fatty acid desaturase translates to MPHYFDNAHREEIETLRQRLTARTEWPTWMLLIGVYVGWFSIVLASGWLGLWWSTVLLVPLVVLWLSVQHELLHGHPTRWTSLNKILGYAPFAVWYPYTLYRDSHLLHHCDEDLTLPGRDPESRYLSAEQWQDSSLFEQRLHWLNKTVLGRFALGAPLALLALAREELQRLKAGERQAWLMWLSHGTLTLLILLFIARYSVLPVWHYLLLISVPALSIAMIRSYYEHRPHAEPEQRTVINEAAWPWRWLFLNLNLHLVHHDLPGLSWYDLPRAYRARREQWLARSGGFLVQGYGQLWRENGVKAIDSPRHPFH, encoded by the coding sequence ATGCCCCATTACTTCGATAACGCCCACCGTGAAGAAATCGAAACCCTGCGCCAACGCCTGACCGCTCGCACCGAGTGGCCGACCTGGATGCTGCTGATCGGCGTGTACGTCGGCTGGTTCAGCATTGTGCTCGCCAGTGGCTGGTTGGGCCTGTGGTGGAGCACCGTGCTGTTGGTTCCGTTGGTGGTGCTCTGGTTGTCGGTGCAGCACGAATTACTTCACGGTCACCCCACCCGCTGGACATCCCTGAACAAGATCCTCGGCTACGCGCCGTTCGCCGTCTGGTATCCCTACACCTTGTATCGCGACAGCCATTTGCTGCATCACTGCGACGAAGACCTGACCCTTCCGGGTCGCGATCCCGAAAGCCGTTACCTGAGCGCCGAGCAATGGCAGGACAGTTCACTGTTTGAACAGCGTCTGCACTGGCTGAACAAAACCGTGCTCGGACGCTTCGCCCTCGGTGCACCGCTGGCCTTGCTGGCGCTGGCCAGGGAAGAACTGCAACGTCTAAAAGCAGGTGAGCGACAGGCCTGGCTGATGTGGTTGAGCCACGGCACGTTGACCCTGCTGATATTGCTGTTTATCGCCCGTTACAGCGTGCTGCCGGTGTGGCATTACCTGTTGCTGATCAGCGTGCCGGCGCTATCGATTGCGATGATTCGCTCCTACTATGAACACCGTCCCCACGCCGAGCCCGAGCAAAGGACGGTCATCAATGAAGCTGCCTGGCCGTGGCGCTGGCTGTTCCTCAACCTCAATCTGCATTTGGTGCATCACGACTTGCCGGGCCTGTCCTGGTACGACTTGCCCCGCGCCTACCGCGCGCGTCGGGAGCAATGGCTGGCGCGCAGCGGCGGGTTTCTGGTGCAGGGTTATGGGCAGTTGTGGCGGGAGAATGGGGTGAAAGCGATCGATAGCCCGCGACATCCATTCCACTGA
- a CDS encoding GNAT family N-acetyltransferase codes for MPNTQYTLLAEPLWPLMNKFYRAHQSSMKAVRDARLWVARREEIIGALCLRPVADGHWLTGLFVDPACREQGIAAALIAEALKELEGPVWLFCHPDLRGFYERRGFTFDPPLPYSMVERLSRYARSKPMIAMGLNPLESST; via the coding sequence ATGCCCAACACCCAGTACACCTTGCTCGCCGAGCCTTTGTGGCCCTTGATGAACAAGTTTTATCGCGCTCACCAATCGTCGATGAAAGCCGTCCGCGACGCTCGACTCTGGGTGGCCAGGCGCGAGGAGATCATCGGCGCACTGTGTTTGCGACCGGTGGCGGACGGGCACTGGCTGACGGGTTTGTTCGTCGATCCGGCTTGTCGTGAACAGGGCATCGCTGCGGCGTTGATCGCCGAGGCGCTCAAGGAGCTTGAAGGCCCTGTGTGGCTGTTTTGTCATCCGGACTTGCGCGGGTTTTATGAACGTCGCGGCTTTACCTTCGATCCGCCGCTGCCCTACTCCATGGTCGAACGCTTGAGCCGTTACGCACGCAGCAAACCGATGATCGCCATGGGCCTGAATCCGTTGGAGAGTTCGACTTGA
- the def gene encoding peptide deformylase, whose product MIREILKMGDERLLRIAPPVPAEMFDSPQLWQLIDDMFQTMESVGGVGLAAPQIGVDLQLVVFGFEHSDRYPDAEAVPQTILINPLITPLSPTLEEGFEGCLSVPGLRGAVDRYQHIRYEGFDPKGQPIVRIASGFHARVVQHECDHLIGRLYPSRITDFSKFGFTEVMFPDLDPNADD is encoded by the coding sequence ATGATCCGTGAAATCCTCAAAATGGGCGATGAACGCCTGCTGCGCATTGCCCCGCCGGTGCCTGCCGAAATGTTCGACAGCCCGCAGCTGTGGCAATTGATCGACGACATGTTCCAGACCATGGAAAGCGTCGGGGGCGTTGGCCTGGCTGCGCCGCAGATCGGCGTCGACCTGCAACTGGTGGTCTTCGGTTTCGAGCACAGCGACCGCTACCCGGACGCCGAAGCGGTGCCGCAGACAATCCTGATCAACCCGCTGATCACGCCGTTGAGCCCGACGCTGGAAGAGGGTTTTGAAGGTTGCCTGTCGGTGCCCGGCCTGCGCGGCGCGGTAGATCGCTATCAGCACATTCGATACGAAGGTTTCGACCCCAAAGGGCAGCCAATTGTGCGCATCGCTTCAGGTTTCCACGCGCGGGTGGTGCAGCATGAATGCGATCACCTGATCGGCCGGTTATACCCCTCGCGAATTACCGACTTCAGCAAGTTCGGGTTTACCGAAGTGATGTTCCCGGATCTCGATCCGAACGCAGACGATTGA